DNA from Kitasatospora acidiphila:
GAGGTCGACGGGGTGACCGGTCTCGGGGAGTGCGCTCCCCGGGCCTACGTCACCGGCGAGACCAGCGACTCCGTGGCCGCCGCGCTGCGTGAGGCCCCGCTGGACGCGGTCTTCGCACGGCTCCGCGCAGCCGAGCCGGCCGAACTGCTGGCCCGGCTGCGCGAGTCGGGCGTCGCCGACACCTTCGGGGTGCGGGGCGCCGGCAATCTGCTGTGCCTGCTGGAGACCGCGCTGCTCGATCTGCTGGGGCGGCGACTGGGGCTCGGCGGAACCGAGTTGGTGGAGTGCCGCAAGGTGCTGACGGGCACGCTGCCGGTCTCCCAGGTGCTCGATCTCAGCCTGGACGTCGAGGAGTTCCTGGACACCCGGGGCCCGTTCCACTTCGTCAAGGTCAAGGCCGGTTCGGACATCCGCCGGGACGCGGCCACCGTCCGGGCGATCCGCGACCGGCTCGGCGACAAGGTGCCGGTCATGGTGGACGCCAACATGAGCTGGTCCGCCGAGGAGGCCGCCGGACACCTGGCCGTGCTGTGCGACGCCGGCGCCGACTGGGTGGAGGAACCGCTCTCCAAGGGCTCCTGGGTCGAACTCGCCGAGCTGCGGGCCCGGTCGGGCCTGCGGATCATGCTCGACGAGTCGGTCTGCACCCCCGAGGAGGCCTGGCGGGCGGTGACGTTCCGGGCCTGCGACGCCTTCAACATCCGGGTCGCCAAGAACGGCGGCCCGATCGCTGCGGCCCGGCTGATCGCCCTGGCCCGCGCCGCCGGGCTGGCCTTCCAGATCGGCGTGCAGGTCGCCGAGGTGGGCCCGCTGATCAACGCGGGCCGGGCCCTCGCCTTCGCCCACCCGGAGGCGCTGACCGTGGAGGCCGGCCAGTGGGACCGGTTCTTCCCCGAGATGGTGGTCTCGCCGCGCCCCGTCGTGGACCGGACCGCCAACACCGTCGCCCCGGCCCCCGGGCCCGGCTTCGGCCTGGAGCTCAACGAACGCGCCGCGGCCTGGGCGGTGGCCCACCGCACCGAGGGCGACCCCGCCTGGCGTCCCGCAACTCCCCCGACCCGACCGGAGGTTAACGCATGAGTACGTCCTACTTCTCCGACCTGTTGGTGGAGTTCCTGAACCAGCAGGGCATCGACAAGGTGGCCTTCAACCCCGGTGCGTCCTTCCGCGGGGTGCACGACTCCCTGGTGCATGAGGACAACGCCGAGATCGCACCGGACATCGTGATGGCCTGCCACGAGGAGATCGCGGTGGCCATGGCGCACGGCTACCACAAGGCGAGCGGGCGGCACATGGGCGTCTTCGTGCACGCCAACGTCGGCCTGCTGCACGCCTCGATGGCGATCTTCAACGCCTGGTGCGACCGGGTGCCGCTGTTCGTCCTGGGCGGCAACGGCCCGGTCGACGCGGGCAAGCGCCGGCCCTGGATCGACTGGATCCACACCTCGCAGAATATCGAGTCGGTGGTCAAGGACTACGTGAAGTGGTGCGACCAGCCGATCGGCCAGCGGGCCACCGTTGAATCCCTCTACCGCGCTTTCAAGTTGATGAGCAGCCCGCAGCAGGCCCCGGTGTTCGTGGCGCTCGACTTCGACGTCCAGGAGCAGCCCCTCGAGGACGGTGTGCGGCTGCTGCCCGCGAGCAGCACCGATCCGACCCGGCTGCCCGCACTC
Protein-coding regions in this window:
- a CDS encoding enolase C-terminal domain-like protein, translating into MPEPAKATLYRVEQPMATSFDHPAKRRSTSDSLLLRLEVDGVTGLGECAPRAYVTGETSDSVAAALREAPLDAVFARLRAAEPAELLARLRESGVADTFGVRGAGNLLCLLETALLDLLGRRLGLGGTELVECRKVLTGTLPVSQVLDLSLDVEEFLDTRGPFHFVKVKAGSDIRRDAATVRAIRDRLGDKVPVMVDANMSWSAEEAAGHLAVLCDAGADWVEEPLSKGSWVELAELRARSGLRIMLDESVCTPEEAWRAVTFRACDAFNIRVAKNGGPIAAARLIALARAAGLAFQIGVQVAEVGPLINAGRALAFAHPEALTVEAGQWDRFFPEMVVSPRPVVDRTANTVAPAPGPGFGLELNERAAAWAVAHRTEGDPAWRPATPPTRPEVNA